Proteins found in one Bacillota bacterium genomic segment:
- a CDS encoding DUF4870 domain-containing protein translates to MERNVAGLLCYVLGWLTGIIFFVIEKDPFVRFHAMQSIITFGGITVLTILFSVLSVGLWRLWFILHTLSTLIWLASFVLWILLMIKAYQGERFKLPVVGNMAERYV, encoded by the coding sequence CTGGAGAGAAACGTGGCCGGGCTGCTGTGCTACGTCCTGGGCTGGCTTACCGGGATCATTTTCTTCGTGATCGAAAAGGACCCGTTTGTGCGCTTTCACGCCATGCAGTCCATCATCACCTTTGGAGGGATTACGGTGCTAACCATCCTGTTTTCGGTCCTCTCTGTTGGGCTCTGGCGGCTCTGGTTTATCTTGCACACTCTGAGCACCTTGATCTGGCTGGCATCCTTTGTGCTATGGATCCTGCTCATGATCAAGGCCTACCAGGGCGAGCGCTTCAAACTCCCTGTGGTGGGAAACATGGCCGAGCGGTATGTCTGA
- a CDS encoding RDD family protein, with amino-acid sequence MAEYKECPYCGEQILAKAIKCKHCQSMLDTPAPVSAPAPQAAPAADVPAPSPAPAASSPPPGGAAIGAPPQGESPGGIAAVSTAAPQPGEAATAVIQSAPVHQAPAAPSNAAPAVQMSAAPAPVNQAPPAPGYQAHPAFAAAPAPVTQGAPAVAATLDYPKAGLGGRILAYILDGFFGTVPFFVVLFLGGFSLFAAFRTGLNTDFQSIFGSAAAMLVLLGLTVTFLWALFYGLFRDGFGGRSWGKRFCGLMVVRLSDNRPCTLGLSFVRNIVGVVLAFILCFIPIIGWFAGFIEPIVAIVHAKGLRIGDMLAKTQVIAVGDYRG; translated from the coding sequence ATGGCGGAATATAAAGAGTGTCCCTACTGTGGAGAACAGATCCTGGCAAAGGCCATCAAGTGCAAGCACTGTCAGTCAATGCTGGATACTCCGGCGCCTGTTTCCGCACCTGCACCGCAGGCTGCGCCAGCAGCAGATGTTCCTGCTCCATCACCGGCGCCGGCAGCATCTTCTCCTCCCCCGGGTGGGGCCGCGATAGGCGCTCCTCCTCAGGGGGAGAGCCCCGGCGGGATTGCTGCCGTTTCTACGGCTGCGCCGCAACCCGGCGAGGCTGCTACCGCGGTCATCCAGTCAGCGCCTGTGCATCAGGCACCCGCGGCTCCGTCAAATGCGGCCCCGGCTGTTCAGATGTCTGCAGCTCCGGCGCCGGTCAACCAGGCGCCTCCAGCCCCCGGCTACCAGGCGCATCCGGCATTTGCCGCGGCTCCCGCGCCCGTAACTCAAGGGGCACCGGCGGTAGCGGCTACCTTGGATTACCCGAAGGCAGGGTTGGGAGGGCGCATCCTGGCCTACATCCTGGACGGATTTTTTGGCACCGTTCCCTTTTTTGTGGTTCTGTTCCTGGGCGGATTCAGTTTATTTGCCGCTTTCAGGACAGGTCTCAACACCGACTTCCAGTCTATTTTCGGCTCTGCCGCCGCGATGCTGGTGCTGCTGGGGTTGACGGTCACTTTCCTGTGGGCGCTTTTCTACGGGTTGTTCAGGGACGGGTTCGGCGGCCGGAGCTGGGGAAAAAGGTTCTGCGGCCTGATGGTTGTCAGGCTGTCCGACAACAGGCCGTGTACCCTGGGCCTTTCGTTCGTGCGCAACATTGTTGGAGTGGTGCTGGCTTTCATTCTCTGTTTTATCCCGATCATCGGGTGGTTTGCAGGGTTTATCGAGCCGATCGTAGCCATCGTCCATGCCAAGGGATTGCGAATCGGCGACATGCTCGCCAAAACCCAGGTGATTGCAGTCGGGGATTACCGTGGCTAG